The following is a genomic window from Amycolatopsis australiensis.
GGAGACCATCCCGCGCGTCACGGCGCTGGCCGCCGGCGGCCGCGACGTCCGGCTCTGCAAGGTGCCCTGGGGCCCCGCGGCGATCCTCACCCCGTGGAACGGGCCGAGTTTCATCCCCGCCGCCAAGACGGCGAGCGCCGTCGCGGCGGGCTGCCCGGTCCTCCTCAAACCCTCCGAGCACGCACCCGGCAGCGCCCAGATCGTCGTCGAGTGCTTCGTCCAGGCGGGCCTGCCCGCGGGCGCGCTGCAACTGGTGCACGGCGCCGGCGACGTCGGTGCCCGGCTGACGGCCGACCCCCGCGTCAAGATCGTCTCCTTCACCGGCGGGCCGGGGGCGGGCCGCGCCATCGCACGGGCCGCCGCGGAGGACTTCAAGGTCCTGCAGCTGGAACTCGGCGGCAACAACCCGGTGCTCGTCCTCGACGACGCCGACCTCGACGTCGCGGCCGACGGCATCCTCGAGGGCCTGACCAAGCTCAACGGTCAGTGGTGCGAGGGGCCCGGCAAGATCCTCGCGCACCGCCGTCTGGCCGAGCCCCTGCTCGAAGCGCTCGGCGAGCGGATCGCGAAGCTCGTCGTCGGTCATTCGCTCGACGACGACGCCGAACTCGGGCCGATCTCCAACGCGCCGCATTTCCGGACGTTGCAAGGAAGAATCGAGCGGCTGCGTGACCTCGGCGCGGTCATCTACCAGCCTGCTCGACTGCCTCAGCTCGACGGATACTTCCTGTCGCCGACCATCGCCACCGGCGTCGACCCGGCCCACGCCACCGCCGAGCTGTTCGGTCCTGTCGTGTCCCTGCACGCTGTGGACTCCGACGACGAGGCAGTGCGCGTCGCCAACGCCCACCCCTCGGGCCTCGACGCCTACGTGTTCGGCGCCGACACCGGCCGCGCGATCGAGGTCGGGGCGCGCCTGTCGGCCGGAGAGGTACGGGTCAACGGCGCGAAACTCGCCGACCTCGGTGCCGGCTCGGCGCAGAGCTTCTGGGGCCCGGCCGGAATCGGCGGGCACGGCCCGGCCGAGTCGGTCCGGGTCTTCTGCGGTGACCGGGTCGTCGGCGTGGACTCCCCGGACCTCCCGTTGTGAAGGGCTCAGGTCGATCGGTTCGAGGCGGCCTTCACCCTGGACCGGCTCCTGGGCCGCTTCGCCGCCGCCTGCCCGATCCGGGCCGCGAGCCAGCTGTCCAGCACGGACGTGACGAGGTTCAGCTGCTCGTCGGCCAGCGTCTGCCCGCCCCGCGTCAGCCAGTTGATGGCGAAGCCGTCCGCCAAGGCGGCGATGACGTCGATGATGTCGTCGATGGCTTCGGCGGTGAGCTGCTTCTCCTGGTCCGCGTTGCGGAGGATGGTGCGCATCGTGTCGAACGCGCGCTCGTAGACCCCCGTTCCGCGGTTCTCCGGCTGCCGCTGCGCCCAGCTGAACAGCTCCAGTGTCGTCGCCGCGAAGCTGTGCGACTCGAAGTAGCAGCCGATGACCCCGCGCAGGAGCTCGCGGGCCGTCACGGCGAGGCCGGCGTGCGGGTCGCTGTCGGCGAGGACGCTTTGGAACCGGGCGGCCACGAAGTCGAAGACGTCGGCGAACAGGTCCTCTTTGGAGTCGTAGCAGTAGTGCAGCGTCGCGAGCGGTGCTCGGGCCTGTTCGGCGATCCGTCGCGTCGTGGCGCCGTCGATGCCATGGGCGGCGATGACTTCCACCGCCGCGTTGACGAACTCCTGACGCCGCTCGCCGGCCGGGACGCGTGGCATGCAGCCCTCCTGATCTTCACGTGCTGTGCGACTGGGACAGCTGACTCAGTCAACGCAACCCTACCAGTCTCACGCGACCGAAATATTGGTCAAACGTCTTGATCGCATGACCAAGAAGAGTTAGCGTCATGACGCAGCTCACGGGGGATCGATCGCAGGCCCGCCCACGTCATCGGAGACGAACATGGCAGAACTCCATCGGCCCGGACTTCCCCACGCGGTGCCCACTCGTCCGCCGGGCAGGGGACCGCTCATCGGAATGGGCGCTCTGCTGGTCATCCTGACCAACGCGGTCATCTTCGTGGTGCCGCCGCTCCTGCCGGTCATCGAGGCGCAGTACCACCTCGCCACGCTCGCCCGGACGACCTGGGTCTACACCTCACTCACCCTCGGTGGGGGCGCCGGCTTCATCCTGCTGCCGCGGCTCGCGGATCTCCGCGGCGATCGCCACGCGTCCGTGGTCGCCTCCGCCTTCCTCACGATGGGCGCGCTCGTTCCCGCCGTGGGCAACTCCTACCCGGCCCTGCTGGCGGGCTGCTTCGTGATGGGGTTCGGGGGTGCCGCCCAGCTGCTTCCCCTCGGATTCCTCCGGCGGAACCTGGGCCAGGGCGGGATCACGGTGGGCGTGGCGGTTCTCGTCGTCGCCACCGGGATCGGCATCGTCGCCGGCATGATCGGCGGCGGCCTGATCGTGCAGTACCTGTCGCTGCGGAGCTTCTTCGTCATCCTGACCGTCGCGTTCGCCGTGACGACGGTCGCCTCGTACGTGATCGTTCCGCACACCCCGCCCGCCGAGCCCCACGGCCGCATCGGCGTGGCCGGCACGGTCTGGATGATCGGCTGGGTGGCGGCGATCCTGCTGACGCTGACACAGGGTCTGGTGTGGGGCGCCGGGGCGTTGATCCCGTTGGTCGTCGGCACCGTCGGCGGGATCTTCTGGGTGCGCGTCGAGCGGAAGTCGGCCACGGCGGTCTTCGACGTCGCCTTGATGAAGGCCCGGTCGGTGACCGCGGCGTGCGTGTGCATCGCGCTGTTCGCGGCGGTGAACGCGGCCTACCTGCTCCTGGTCAGCGATTACGCCCAGGTCGTCCCCGGGGCCCTTCGCCCGGGCGACGCCTACGGCCTGGGTCTGAGCGCCCTTCAGACGGGCTGGCTCATGGTGCCGTTCGCGGTGACGTTCCTGCTCGGCGGTGCCCTCGCGGATCGTCCGGTGGCCCGTGGGCACGGCGTGCCGGTGCTGCTGGCCGGTGCCGGGGTCAGCGCCGCGGGTCTCGCCTGGCTCGCCCTCGCTCACGACCAGCAGTGGCACTACCTCGTCGGCGCCGCCGTCATGGGCCTGGGCTGCAGCGTCGGCTACGCGGCCGGCTTCGCGATGGTGCAGATGGCGGTGCCCGAGGAAAAGGCCGGCATGGCCGCCGGCGTCGCCGGGACGTTCATGGCGGTGGGTTTCGCCGTCGGCACCGCCTTGATCAGCGCCGACCTCAGTGTCGCGGTCGTCCCCGTGCCCGGCACGGGGCAAGCGGTCGCCGCGGCGGACCTCTACGGCTCGGGCTACTGGCTCGCGGTCGTCCTGGCCCTGCTCGTGGTGGTGCCGCTCGTCGTCTCCCGCGCACGCGCCCCCCGTCACCGTCTTCAACCGAACTGAACCGAAGGAACCCGAGATGATGGCTCTGCTGTTCGCCCTGGCCGACGTCTGGATGATCGTCGCGGGCTTCACCTGTGGCTGGAAGTTCATCCGGCGCTACGGCAACTACCTGCTGGGTCTGGAATGGATCGTCGTCGCCACGTCCGGAACGAACTTCCTGCTGTGGTCCCTGCTCGGCGGCGACGAGCACAGCTTCATGTACTTCGTCGCGTATTTCCTGGACGCGTTTTCGCGGTCCGTCGGCATCACGCTCATCCTCGTGCTGGGCCTCATGCGGGTGACGCACCGCTACAAGCCGTCCGTGGCAACGGACATCGCCGCGTTCGCGCTCGCCACGGCGGCGGGACTGTACCTCCAGCAGTTCCACCGGGGATTCCACGCCGGCCCGGCCACCTTCTACGTCGTCGTCAACGCCGTCACGGCGGTCTACCTCGCCTACTTCGTGTGGCGGCTCTGGCGGGTCGACGCCAAGGGCCGGGCGGTGGCGACCGCGCTGGCGACCGCGGCGGGGTTGACCATCGCGGTCCTGTACGACTTCTTCCCGATTCCGGACGACCAGTACCGCACGACCTTCTACACCCTCGCGCTCGCCACGTGGGGAACCCAGCTGTTCATCATGTTCCGGGCCTACCGCGCCCTGCACGACCACAACGTCGCCATCGGAATCGAGCCCGTCCGCAGCGTGGCGCGGGCCTGACCGGGATCGGAAGTGAGCTCATGAAGACAGCCGACGTCGACTACCGCACCTTCAGCGGCTGGATCGACCCGCCGTCCGATGTCCGGCCGCCCTTGACCCGGAGCCTCGATTGCGACGTCGCGGTCATCGGCGGCGGACTGGGCGGCATGTCGACCGCGCTGCGTCTGGCCGAGCGGGGCCGGGACGTCGTGGTGCTGGAAAGCGAGTTCTGCGGCCACGGCTCCAGCTCGCGCAACGCCGGTCAGCTGGCGAGCGCGCCGGGCGGTGACATCCAGTTGCTGAACCTCTTCTTCCGCAAGAAGATGCCGGCGATGTCGCGCTTGACCGAGCACGCGGCGCTCCATGTCGAAGACCTCATCAAGCGTCTCGGCATCGACTGCGACTACGAGCAGACCGGCAACACGTTCGCCGCGGTGTCGCGCGGGCAGATGGGGCGGGTGCGTCGCGTGGCCAAGATCCTGCGCCGGTCCGGCACCGAGGTCCGGCTCGGCACGAGCGAGGAGCTCGGCATCCCCCGCGGCTTCGTCGGCGGCATGCGCGAAACCGAGGGCGGGATCATGAATCCCGGCAAGTTCACCCGCGGCGTGCGCCGGGGTCTGCTGTCGTCGTCCGCTCGCGTCTTCGAGCGGACGAAGGTGACGGACGTCGTCCGTGACGGCGCTCGCGTCGTCATCTCGACGCCCCGTGGTGAGGTCCGCGCGAACCGGGCCGTCCTGGCGACCAACGCCTTCATGGGCGAGTGGAAGATCGCGCCCCGGCACCTCGCGGTGCCCCTGTGGGTGATCGAGGTGGAAACCGAGCCGATCGCCCCGGAGCGCCTGGACGCGCTGGGCTGGACCAGCCGTTCCGGGCTCGTCACCCAGCACAACATCATGGAGAACTACCGCCTGACCCCGCGCAACACGATCGTGTTCGGCGTCCGGCGGATCGAGCGCGGCCAGACCTTCCCGCTCCCCGCGGGAACGAAATCTCCCGACCCAGGCCTCGTCCAGGAGCTCGCGGACGCCTTCGCGACGCGCTTCCCGAGCCTGGCCGACGTGGCCGTGGACCGTGCCTGGGGAGGCTGGATCGCCATCACGCCGTCGTGGCTCCCGGTCGCCGGCCGAATCGGCGACAACGTCTTCTACTCGATCGCGTGCAACGGCCACGGCCTCGGCCAAGCGCCGTACGTCGGATCCCTCATCGCCGACCTCATCGTCGACGGCGAGCGCCCCGAAGACCTGGAAGTAGTGTGGACGAGGAAGCCCAAGTTCCCCCGCCCGGTCATGATGAGCCCGCTGGGACTGCGCACCATCTGGGCCATCGACCGCTTCAACGACATGATCAACGGCAGCCGGCGGAACGCTGCGAAGAATTCGCGTCCGGCGGCTTGAACGGTGATCACGCACGGCAGCCGGTCCCGCACGTCAAGCGAGTCTTCAGGCGGGGATCGAGTCGAAGCGACCTTTGAGAGACGCGCGCAACTCCTGCGTAGGCGTCCCAGCCGCCAAGCCGCCGCCGAGTTCGGCGAAGAAGTCTTCGAGACCGGCGGGGGTGACGAGGATCAGCGCGCGGGCGTCGGGGCTCGCCGTGAAGCCGTGACGCGTTCCGCGCGGCACGAACACCCAGCTTCCCGGTACCACCTCGACCTCCTCCATCCCGATCGTGAACGTGAACCGGCCCTCGATCACGTGGATGCACTCCTCCCGCTCGCGGTGGATGTGCGGGGGCGGGCAGGCGGCGTTGCCGCGGAAGTCGATCAGCTCGAAGGCGCCACCGGTCTGGGCGCCGCTCATCGCCACCCGGCCGAACAGCGGCAGTTCGCGGCCCTCGTCCGGGCCCACCACCCGCGCCTGCGGGGCCTGTGACTGTTGCTCGGTCATCGAAGTTCCTCTCTCGCAGGTCAGTGGCACACGACTGCTATCCTGACAGTTGAATGCCTTCATGGCACATGTGTGACATTAAGCCTGAGCGAGAGCGGGGTCAACACCGATGGGCCGGGAGAGTCAGAAGCGCCGGACGCGCAAGGCGCTCGTCGAGGCGGCGGGCCG
Proteins encoded in this region:
- a CDS encoding aldehyde dehydrogenase family protein translates to MTIPQPVNYIAGEWRECATVPGAWNLDPNTRTPLHPLVTTTPGDVEHALRHADRCYDAGRWDEDARRERAELLRRVADNLAARAEDLARTDALTSGTPISVTRALAAFLPARLRAAAADLETIPRVTALAAGGRDVRLCKVPWGPAAILTPWNGPSFIPAAKTASAVAAGCPVLLKPSEHAPGSAQIVVECFVQAGLPAGALQLVHGAGDVGARLTADPRVKIVSFTGGPGAGRAIARAAAEDFKVLQLELGGNNPVLVLDDADLDVAADGILEGLTKLNGQWCEGPGKILAHRRLAEPLLEALGERIAKLVVGHSLDDDAELGPISNAPHFRTLQGRIERLRDLGAVIYQPARLPQLDGYFLSPTIATGVDPAHATAELFGPVVSLHAVDSDDEAVRVANAHPSGLDAYVFGADTGRAIEVGARLSAGEVRVNGAKLADLGAGSAQSFWGPAGIGGHGPAESVRVFCGDRVVGVDSPDLPL
- a CDS encoding TetR/AcrR family transcriptional regulator; this translates as MPRVPAGERRQEFVNAAVEVIAAHGIDGATTRRIAEQARAPLATLHYCYDSKEDLFADVFDFVAARFQSVLADSDPHAGLAVTARELLRGVIGCYFESHSFAATTLELFSWAQRQPENRGTGVYERAFDTMRTILRNADQEKQLTAEAIDDIIDVIAALADGFAINWLTRGGQTLADEQLNLVTSVLDSWLAARIGQAAAKRPRSRSRVKAASNRST
- a CDS encoding MFS transporter, whose translation is MGALLVILTNAVIFVVPPLLPVIEAQYHLATLARTTWVYTSLTLGGGAGFILLPRLADLRGDRHASVVASAFLTMGALVPAVGNSYPALLAGCFVMGFGGAAQLLPLGFLRRNLGQGGITVGVAVLVVATGIGIVAGMIGGGLIVQYLSLRSFFVILTVAFAVTTVASYVIVPHTPPAEPHGRIGVAGTVWMIGWVAAILLTLTQGLVWGAGALIPLVVGTVGGIFWVRVERKSATAVFDVALMKARSVTAACVCIALFAAVNAAYLLLVSDYAQVVPGALRPGDAYGLGLSALQTGWLMVPFAVTFLLGGALADRPVARGHGVPVLLAGAGVSAAGLAWLALAHDQQWHYLVGAAVMGLGCSVGYAAGFAMVQMAVPEEKAGMAAGVAGTFMAVGFAVGTALISADLSVAVVPVPGTGQAVAAADLYGSGYWLAVVLALLVVVPLVVSRARAPRHRLQPN
- a CDS encoding transporter, whose protein sequence is MMALLFALADVWMIVAGFTCGWKFIRRYGNYLLGLEWIVVATSGTNFLLWSLLGGDEHSFMYFVAYFLDAFSRSVGITLILVLGLMRVTHRYKPSVATDIAAFALATAAGLYLQQFHRGFHAGPATFYVVVNAVTAVYLAYFVWRLWRVDAKGRAVATALATAAGLTIAVLYDFFPIPDDQYRTTFYTLALATWGTQLFIMFRAYRALHDHNVAIGIEPVRSVARA
- a CDS encoding NAD(P)/FAD-dependent oxidoreductase; the protein is MKTADVDYRTFSGWIDPPSDVRPPLTRSLDCDVAVIGGGLGGMSTALRLAERGRDVVVLESEFCGHGSSSRNAGQLASAPGGDIQLLNLFFRKKMPAMSRLTEHAALHVEDLIKRLGIDCDYEQTGNTFAAVSRGQMGRVRRVAKILRRSGTEVRLGTSEELGIPRGFVGGMRETEGGIMNPGKFTRGVRRGLLSSSARVFERTKVTDVVRDGARVVISTPRGEVRANRAVLATNAFMGEWKIAPRHLAVPLWVIEVETEPIAPERLDALGWTSRSGLVTQHNIMENYRLTPRNTIVFGVRRIERGQTFPLPAGTKSPDPGLVQELADAFATRFPSLADVAVDRAWGGWIAITPSWLPVAGRIGDNVFYSIACNGHGLGQAPYVGSLIADLIVDGERPEDLEVVWTRKPKFPRPVMMSPLGLRTIWAIDRFNDMINGSRRNAAKNSRPAA
- a CDS encoding cupin domain-containing protein: MTEQQSQAPQARVVGPDEGRELPLFGRVAMSGAQTGGAFELIDFRGNAACPPPHIHREREECIHVIEGRFTFTIGMEEVEVVPGSWVFVPRGTRHGFTASPDARALILVTPAGLEDFFAELGGGLAAGTPTQELRASLKGRFDSIPA